Proteins found in one Salmo salar chromosome ssa26, Ssal_v3.1, whole genome shotgun sequence genomic segment:
- the LOC100380700 gene encoding ubiquitin carboxyl-terminal hydrolase CYLD isoform X2, translating to MSSALWSQEKPSGGFREDWRFYMVVKECTVEKPPQKTLRIPRGSLGQACQERNSLGRTLPPSKGKRSLRVLDQTNVVLSLDERDVLELDEKLAELLFPITNCEERYALLCNKPRLERARDIDCGSKVRVQLRSGDEPLPGVVRFKGSLLPDRALSGVWFGVELLEEGRGQGFTEGSYQGRQLFRCEDECGVFVALDKLELWDDEEEELGELEVDHVILVEEELDFHPLEINSRVLVQTREGPERGTIIFCDLLPGNESLGYYVGVDMDNPIGDWDGVIDGKLLCNFASLEHTRLVPICDVMPEYSMQDQRLQKHSFTPRGSSSDKSSSGQSKPKSKGLGLQCGSRSKSELYYTLNGSSVDHPVQAKSKSTWYIDEVGEDPAKSLTDTPPDFNETTPPTRAPPSASLSNDNKFHSLPFSLSRKTGPNGSMSHGPLSLSVQSVMGEQMQMQMPEPPSPTPPSPRPPSPPSSRGGGGVPGLEVGSLVEVKENPPLCGVIRWVGLPPGLPEPLAGLELEEECVGCTDGTFQGTRYFSCAPKKALFVKLKCCRPDSRFPSLHHSSNPIERCNSIAFGGYLSEVVHENTPPRTENDGLDIMVGKKKGIQGHYNSCYLDSTLFCLFSFSSVLDTVLLRPRSKTDVEYYRETQELLRTEIVNPLRIHGYVCATKVMKLRRILEKVEAASGFTSEEKDPEEFLNILFHHILRVDPLLKLRSAGQKVQDCYFYQIFMDKKDKVGVPTSQQLIEWSFINSDLKFAEAPSCLIIQMPRFGKDFKMFNKIFPSLELDITDLLEDTPRECRICGGLALYECRECYEDGDITAGKIKQFCEKCNTQVHLHPRRKAHRHGKLSVPKELQEGVWRQGSFPRQRMELFAVLCIETSHYVAFVKYGHQDSAWLFFDSMADRDGGQNGFNIPQVSPCPEVGAYLKMTPEELHALDPKSIQGQARRLLCDAYMCMYQSPTMSLYK from the exons ATGAGCTCTGCCCTGTGGAGCCAGGAGAAGCCCAGTGGGGGCTTCAGGGAGGACTGGCGCTTCTACATGGTGGTCAAG GAGTGTACAGTGGAGAAGCCCCCCCAGAAGACCCTGAGGATCCCCCGGGGCAGCCTGGGACAGGCCTGTCAGGAGAGGAACAGCCTGGGGCGCACGCTACCCCCCAGCAAAGGCAAGAGGAGCCTACGCGTCCTGGACCAGACCAACGTGGTGCTGAGCCTGGATGAGCG GGACGTCCTGGAGCTGGATGAGAAGCTAGCTGAGCTGCTGTTCCCCATCACCAACTGTGAGGAGCGCTATGCCCTGCTGTGCAACAAGCCCCGGCTGGAGCGGGCCAGAGACATCGACTGTGGCTCCAAGGTGCGCGTGCAGCTGCGTTCGGGGGATGAACCTTTGCCCGGGGTAGTCCGATTTAAAGGATCTCTCCTCCCAGACAGGGCTCTCTCCGGGGTCTGGTTTGGAGTGGAGCTGCTG GAGGAGGGCAGAGGCCAGGGCTTCACAGAGGGCTCCTACCAGGGCCGACAGCTGTTCCGCTGTGAGGATGAGTGCGGGGTGTTCGTGGCCCTGGACAAGCTGGAGCTGTGGGATGACGAGGAAGAGGAGCTGGGAGAGCTAGAGGTGGATCACGTCATCCTGGTGGAGGAGGAGTTGGATTTCCATCCGCTGGAGATCAACTCCAGGGTCctggtccagaccagagaggggcCGGAAAGAGGAACCATCATCTTCTGTGACCTGCTGCCTGGGAACGAGAGCCTGGGGtactatgtgggagtagacatg GACAATCCTATTGGGGACTGGGATGGTGTTATCGACGGGAAGCTGCTGTGTAATTTCGCCAGTCTGGAACACACCCGTCTAGTCCCCATCTGTGACGTAATGCCAG AATACTCCATGCAGGACCAGAGGCTGCAGAAGCACAGTTTTACCCCCAGAGGCAGCAGCAGTGACAAGTCCTCCTCTGGCCAAAGCAAACCAAAGAGCAAAG GCTTAGGTCTTCAGTGTGGGAGTAGAAGCAAGTCAGAGTTGTATTATACTTTAAATGGCAGCTCTGTTGACCACCCAGTCCAGGCAAAATCCAAAAGCACATGGTACATTGATGAAG TCGGGGAAGACCCTGCCAAGTCCCTCACAGACACGCCCCCTGACTTCAATGAAACCACACCTCCTACCAGGGCCCCGCCCTCTGCTTCCTTGTCCAATGACAACAAGTTCCACTCCCTGCCCTTCAGCCTGAGCCGTAAGACGGGGCCCAATGGCAGCATGAGCCAtggacccctctccctctccgtgcaGTCAGTGATGGGAGAGCAGATGCAGATGCAGATGCCAGAGCCCCCGTcgcccacccctccctccccgcGGCCCCCCTCACCCCCCAGCTCTCGCGGGGGTGGGGGTGTGCCTGGTCTGGAGGTGGGGTCCCTAGTGGAGGTGAAGGAGAACCCGCCCCTGTGTGGGGTCATCCGCTGGGTGGGGCTGCCTCCGGGACTACCAGAGCCACTGGCTGGCCTGGAGCTG GAGGAAGAGTGTGTTGGCTGTACAGACGGCACCTTTCAAGGTACCCGCTACTTCAGCTGCGCGCCCAAGAAGGCCCTGTTTGTGAAGCTGAAATGCTGCCGGCCTGACTCCCGTTTCCCCTCCCTACACCACTCCTCCAACCCCATAGAGAGATGCAACTCTATCG CTTTCGGGGGTTATCTGAGTGAGGTGGTGCATGAGAACACTCCTCCACGCACTGAGAATGATGGTCTGGACATCATGGTGGGCAAGAAGAAAGGTATCCAGGGTCACTACAACTCTTGCTACCTGGACTCCACACTCTTCTG CCTGTTTTCCTTCAGCTCAGTCCTGGACACGGTTCTGCTGAGGCCGAGGTCCAAGACTGATGTAGAGTATTACCGAGAGACACAGGAGCTGCTACGCACAGAGATAGTCAACCCCCTGCGAAT ACATGGCTATGTGTGTGCCACTAAAGTGATGAAGCTCAGAAGGATACTGGAGAAGGTAGAAGCTGCCTCAGGGTTCACATCTGAAGAAAAAG ATCCTGAGGAGTTCCTCAATATTCTGTTCCATCACATATTGAGGGTGGACCCCTTACTCAAGCTGAG GTCGGCAGGTCAGAAGGTTCAGGACTGCTACTTCTACCAGATCTTCATGGATAAGAAGGACAAAGTGGGTGTGCCAACCAGCCAGCAGCTCATAGAGTGGTCCTTCATCAACAGTGACCTCAAGTTTGCTGAG GCTCCTTCCTGCCTTATCATCCAGATGCCTCGCTTTGGGAAGGACTTCAAGATGTTCAACAAGATCTTCCCCTCACTGGAGTTAGACATCACAGACTTACTTGAAGACA CTCCCAGGGAGTGTCGAATCTGCGGGGGTCTGGCTCTGTATGAATGCAGGGAGTGCTACGAGGACGGTGACATCACTGCCGGGAAGATAAAACAGTTCTGTGAAAAGTGCAATACACAG GTTCACCTCCACCCGAGGAGGAAGGCCCATCGCCACGGCAAGTTGTCCGTCCCCAAGGAACTGCAGGAGGGTGTGTGGCGGCAGGGTAGCTTCCCTCGCCAGCGGATGGAGCTGTTCGCTGTGCTCTGCATCGAGACCAGTCACTACGTGGCCTTCGTCAAGTACGGCCACCAAGACTCTGCATGGCTCTTCTTCGACAGTATGGCCGACCGCGACG GAGGGCAGAATGGCTTCAACATCCCCCAGGTGTCTCCATGTCCGGAGGTGGGGGCCTATCTGAAGATGACCCCTGAGGAGCTCCATGCCCTGGACCCCAAGAGCATCCAGGGCCAGGCTCGCCGTCTGCTGTGTGACGCCTACATGTGCATGTACCAGAGCCCCACCATGAGCCTGTACAAGTAG
- the LOC100380700 gene encoding ubiquitin carboxyl-terminal hydrolase CYLD isoform X6: MSSALWSQEKPSGGFREDWRFYMVVKECTVEKPPQKTLRIPRGSLGQACQERNSLGRTLPPSKGKRSLRVLDQTNVVLSLDERDVLELDEKLAELLFPITNCEERYALLCNKPRLERARDIDCGSKVRVQLRSGDEPLPGVVRFKGSLLPDRALSGVWFGVELLEEGRGQGFTEGSYQGRQLFRCEDECGVFVALDKLELWDDEEEELGELEVDHVILVEEELDFHPLEINSRVLVQTREGPERGTIIFCDLLPGNESLGYYVGVDMDNPIGDWDGVIDGKLLCNFASLEHTRLVPICDVMPVGEDPAKSLTDTPPDFNETTPPTRAPPSASLSNDNKFHSLPFSLSRKTGPNGSMSHGPLSLSVQSVMGEQMQMQMPEPPSPTPPSPRPPSPPSSRGGGGVPGLEVGSLVEVKENPPLCGVIRWVGLPPGLPEPLAGLELEEECVGCTDGTFQGTRYFSCAPKKALFVKLKCCRPDSRFPSLHHSSNPIERCNSIAFGGYLSEVVHENTPPRTENDGLDIMVGKKKGIQGHYNSCYLDSTLFWESWFFFPSFPVFSLFSFSSVLDTVLLRPRSKTDVEYYRETQELLRTEIVNPLRIHGYVCATKVMKLRRILEKVEAASGFTSEEKDPEEFLNILFHHILRVDPLLKLRSAGQKVQDCYFYQIFMDKKDKVGVPTSQQLIEWSFINSDLKFAEAPSCLIIQMPRFGKDFKMFNKIFPSLELDITDLLEDTPRECRICGGLALYECRECYEDGDITAGKIKQFCEKCNTQVHLHPRRKAHRHGKLSVPKELQEGVWRQGSFPRQRMELFAVLCIETSHYVAFVKYGHQDSAWLFFDSMADRDGGQNGFNIPQVSPCPEVGAYLKMTPEELHALDPKSIQGQARRLLCDAYMCMYQSPTMSLYK, encoded by the exons ATGAGCTCTGCCCTGTGGAGCCAGGAGAAGCCCAGTGGGGGCTTCAGGGAGGACTGGCGCTTCTACATGGTGGTCAAG GAGTGTACAGTGGAGAAGCCCCCCCAGAAGACCCTGAGGATCCCCCGGGGCAGCCTGGGACAGGCCTGTCAGGAGAGGAACAGCCTGGGGCGCACGCTACCCCCCAGCAAAGGCAAGAGGAGCCTACGCGTCCTGGACCAGACCAACGTGGTGCTGAGCCTGGATGAGCG GGACGTCCTGGAGCTGGATGAGAAGCTAGCTGAGCTGCTGTTCCCCATCACCAACTGTGAGGAGCGCTATGCCCTGCTGTGCAACAAGCCCCGGCTGGAGCGGGCCAGAGACATCGACTGTGGCTCCAAGGTGCGCGTGCAGCTGCGTTCGGGGGATGAACCTTTGCCCGGGGTAGTCCGATTTAAAGGATCTCTCCTCCCAGACAGGGCTCTCTCCGGGGTCTGGTTTGGAGTGGAGCTGCTG GAGGAGGGCAGAGGCCAGGGCTTCACAGAGGGCTCCTACCAGGGCCGACAGCTGTTCCGCTGTGAGGATGAGTGCGGGGTGTTCGTGGCCCTGGACAAGCTGGAGCTGTGGGATGACGAGGAAGAGGAGCTGGGAGAGCTAGAGGTGGATCACGTCATCCTGGTGGAGGAGGAGTTGGATTTCCATCCGCTGGAGATCAACTCCAGGGTCctggtccagaccagagaggggcCGGAAAGAGGAACCATCATCTTCTGTGACCTGCTGCCTGGGAACGAGAGCCTGGGGtactatgtgggagtagacatg GACAATCCTATTGGGGACTGGGATGGTGTTATCGACGGGAAGCTGCTGTGTAATTTCGCCAGTCTGGAACACACCCGTCTAGTCCCCATCTGTGACGTAATGCCAG TCGGGGAAGACCCTGCCAAGTCCCTCACAGACACGCCCCCTGACTTCAATGAAACCACACCTCCTACCAGGGCCCCGCCCTCTGCTTCCTTGTCCAATGACAACAAGTTCCACTCCCTGCCCTTCAGCCTGAGCCGTAAGACGGGGCCCAATGGCAGCATGAGCCAtggacccctctccctctccgtgcaGTCAGTGATGGGAGAGCAGATGCAGATGCAGATGCCAGAGCCCCCGTcgcccacccctccctccccgcGGCCCCCCTCACCCCCCAGCTCTCGCGGGGGTGGGGGTGTGCCTGGTCTGGAGGTGGGGTCCCTAGTGGAGGTGAAGGAGAACCCGCCCCTGTGTGGGGTCATCCGCTGGGTGGGGCTGCCTCCGGGACTACCAGAGCCACTGGCTGGCCTGGAGCTG GAGGAAGAGTGTGTTGGCTGTACAGACGGCACCTTTCAAGGTACCCGCTACTTCAGCTGCGCGCCCAAGAAGGCCCTGTTTGTGAAGCTGAAATGCTGCCGGCCTGACTCCCGTTTCCCCTCCCTACACCACTCCTCCAACCCCATAGAGAGATGCAACTCTATCG CTTTCGGGGGTTATCTGAGTGAGGTGGTGCATGAGAACACTCCTCCACGCACTGAGAATGATGGTCTGGACATCATGGTGGGCAAGAAGAAAGGTATCCAGGGTCACTACAACTCTTGCTACCTGGACTCCACACTCTTCTG GGAATCATggtttttctttccctcttttccTGTCTTTAGCCTGTTTTCCTTCAGCTCAGTCCTGGACACGGTTCTGCTGAGGCCGAGGTCCAAGACTGATGTAGAGTATTACCGAGAGACACAGGAGCTGCTACGCACAGAGATAGTCAACCCCCTGCGAAT ACATGGCTATGTGTGTGCCACTAAAGTGATGAAGCTCAGAAGGATACTGGAGAAGGTAGAAGCTGCCTCAGGGTTCACATCTGAAGAAAAAG ATCCTGAGGAGTTCCTCAATATTCTGTTCCATCACATATTGAGGGTGGACCCCTTACTCAAGCTGAG GTCGGCAGGTCAGAAGGTTCAGGACTGCTACTTCTACCAGATCTTCATGGATAAGAAGGACAAAGTGGGTGTGCCAACCAGCCAGCAGCTCATAGAGTGGTCCTTCATCAACAGTGACCTCAAGTTTGCTGAG GCTCCTTCCTGCCTTATCATCCAGATGCCTCGCTTTGGGAAGGACTTCAAGATGTTCAACAAGATCTTCCCCTCACTGGAGTTAGACATCACAGACTTACTTGAAGACA CTCCCAGGGAGTGTCGAATCTGCGGGGGTCTGGCTCTGTATGAATGCAGGGAGTGCTACGAGGACGGTGACATCACTGCCGGGAAGATAAAACAGTTCTGTGAAAAGTGCAATACACAG GTTCACCTCCACCCGAGGAGGAAGGCCCATCGCCACGGCAAGTTGTCCGTCCCCAAGGAACTGCAGGAGGGTGTGTGGCGGCAGGGTAGCTTCCCTCGCCAGCGGATGGAGCTGTTCGCTGTGCTCTGCATCGAGACCAGTCACTACGTGGCCTTCGTCAAGTACGGCCACCAAGACTCTGCATGGCTCTTCTTCGACAGTATGGCCGACCGCGACG GAGGGCAGAATGGCTTCAACATCCCCCAGGTGTCTCCATGTCCGGAGGTGGGGGCCTATCTGAAGATGACCCCTGAGGAGCTCCATGCCCTGGACCCCAAGAGCATCCAGGGCCAGGCTCGCCGTCTGCTGTGTGACGCCTACATGTGCATGTACCAGAGCCCCACCATGAGCCTGTACAAGTAG
- the LOC100380700 gene encoding ubiquitin carboxyl-terminal hydrolase CYLD isoform X1, which produces MSSALWSQEKPSGGFREDWRFYMVVKECTVEKPPQKTLRIPRGSLGQACQERNSLGRTLPPSKGKRSLRVLDQTNVVLSLDERDVLELDEKLAELLFPITNCEERYALLCNKPRLERARDIDCGSKVRVQLRSGDEPLPGVVRFKGSLLPDRALSGVWFGVELLEEGRGQGFTEGSYQGRQLFRCEDECGVFVALDKLELWDDEEEELGELEVDHVILVEEELDFHPLEINSRVLVQTREGPERGTIIFCDLLPGNESLGYYVGVDMDNPIGDWDGVIDGKLLCNFASLEHTRLVPICDVMPEYSMQDQRLQKHSFTPRGSSSDKSSSGQSKPKSKGLGLQCGSRSKSELYYTLNGSSVDHPVQAKSKSTWYIDEVGEDPAKSLTDTPPDFNETTPPTRAPPSASLSNDNKFHSLPFSLSRKTGPNGSMSHGPLSLSVQSVMGEQMQMQMPEPPSPTPPSPRPPSPPSSRGGGGVPGLEVGSLVEVKENPPLCGVIRWVGLPPGLPEPLAGLELEEECVGCTDGTFQGTRYFSCAPKKALFVKLKCCRPDSRFPSLHHSSNPIERCNSIAFGGYLSEVVHENTPPRTENDGLDIMVGKKKGIQGHYNSCYLDSTLFWESWFFFPSFPVFSLFSFSSVLDTVLLRPRSKTDVEYYRETQELLRTEIVNPLRIHGYVCATKVMKLRRILEKVEAASGFTSEEKDPEEFLNILFHHILRVDPLLKLRSAGQKVQDCYFYQIFMDKKDKVGVPTSQQLIEWSFINSDLKFAEAPSCLIIQMPRFGKDFKMFNKIFPSLELDITDLLEDTPRECRICGGLALYECRECYEDGDITAGKIKQFCEKCNTQVHLHPRRKAHRHGKLSVPKELQEGVWRQGSFPRQRMELFAVLCIETSHYVAFVKYGHQDSAWLFFDSMADRDGGQNGFNIPQVSPCPEVGAYLKMTPEELHALDPKSIQGQARRLLCDAYMCMYQSPTMSLYK; this is translated from the exons ATGAGCTCTGCCCTGTGGAGCCAGGAGAAGCCCAGTGGGGGCTTCAGGGAGGACTGGCGCTTCTACATGGTGGTCAAG GAGTGTACAGTGGAGAAGCCCCCCCAGAAGACCCTGAGGATCCCCCGGGGCAGCCTGGGACAGGCCTGTCAGGAGAGGAACAGCCTGGGGCGCACGCTACCCCCCAGCAAAGGCAAGAGGAGCCTACGCGTCCTGGACCAGACCAACGTGGTGCTGAGCCTGGATGAGCG GGACGTCCTGGAGCTGGATGAGAAGCTAGCTGAGCTGCTGTTCCCCATCACCAACTGTGAGGAGCGCTATGCCCTGCTGTGCAACAAGCCCCGGCTGGAGCGGGCCAGAGACATCGACTGTGGCTCCAAGGTGCGCGTGCAGCTGCGTTCGGGGGATGAACCTTTGCCCGGGGTAGTCCGATTTAAAGGATCTCTCCTCCCAGACAGGGCTCTCTCCGGGGTCTGGTTTGGAGTGGAGCTGCTG GAGGAGGGCAGAGGCCAGGGCTTCACAGAGGGCTCCTACCAGGGCCGACAGCTGTTCCGCTGTGAGGATGAGTGCGGGGTGTTCGTGGCCCTGGACAAGCTGGAGCTGTGGGATGACGAGGAAGAGGAGCTGGGAGAGCTAGAGGTGGATCACGTCATCCTGGTGGAGGAGGAGTTGGATTTCCATCCGCTGGAGATCAACTCCAGGGTCctggtccagaccagagaggggcCGGAAAGAGGAACCATCATCTTCTGTGACCTGCTGCCTGGGAACGAGAGCCTGGGGtactatgtgggagtagacatg GACAATCCTATTGGGGACTGGGATGGTGTTATCGACGGGAAGCTGCTGTGTAATTTCGCCAGTCTGGAACACACCCGTCTAGTCCCCATCTGTGACGTAATGCCAG AATACTCCATGCAGGACCAGAGGCTGCAGAAGCACAGTTTTACCCCCAGAGGCAGCAGCAGTGACAAGTCCTCCTCTGGCCAAAGCAAACCAAAGAGCAAAG GCTTAGGTCTTCAGTGTGGGAGTAGAAGCAAGTCAGAGTTGTATTATACTTTAAATGGCAGCTCTGTTGACCACCCAGTCCAGGCAAAATCCAAAAGCACATGGTACATTGATGAAG TCGGGGAAGACCCTGCCAAGTCCCTCACAGACACGCCCCCTGACTTCAATGAAACCACACCTCCTACCAGGGCCCCGCCCTCTGCTTCCTTGTCCAATGACAACAAGTTCCACTCCCTGCCCTTCAGCCTGAGCCGTAAGACGGGGCCCAATGGCAGCATGAGCCAtggacccctctccctctccgtgcaGTCAGTGATGGGAGAGCAGATGCAGATGCAGATGCCAGAGCCCCCGTcgcccacccctccctccccgcGGCCCCCCTCACCCCCCAGCTCTCGCGGGGGTGGGGGTGTGCCTGGTCTGGAGGTGGGGTCCCTAGTGGAGGTGAAGGAGAACCCGCCCCTGTGTGGGGTCATCCGCTGGGTGGGGCTGCCTCCGGGACTACCAGAGCCACTGGCTGGCCTGGAGCTG GAGGAAGAGTGTGTTGGCTGTACAGACGGCACCTTTCAAGGTACCCGCTACTTCAGCTGCGCGCCCAAGAAGGCCCTGTTTGTGAAGCTGAAATGCTGCCGGCCTGACTCCCGTTTCCCCTCCCTACACCACTCCTCCAACCCCATAGAGAGATGCAACTCTATCG CTTTCGGGGGTTATCTGAGTGAGGTGGTGCATGAGAACACTCCTCCACGCACTGAGAATGATGGTCTGGACATCATGGTGGGCAAGAAGAAAGGTATCCAGGGTCACTACAACTCTTGCTACCTGGACTCCACACTCTTCTG GGAATCATggtttttctttccctcttttccTGTCTTTAGCCTGTTTTCCTTCAGCTCAGTCCTGGACACGGTTCTGCTGAGGCCGAGGTCCAAGACTGATGTAGAGTATTACCGAGAGACACAGGAGCTGCTACGCACAGAGATAGTCAACCCCCTGCGAAT ACATGGCTATGTGTGTGCCACTAAAGTGATGAAGCTCAGAAGGATACTGGAGAAGGTAGAAGCTGCCTCAGGGTTCACATCTGAAGAAAAAG ATCCTGAGGAGTTCCTCAATATTCTGTTCCATCACATATTGAGGGTGGACCCCTTACTCAAGCTGAG GTCGGCAGGTCAGAAGGTTCAGGACTGCTACTTCTACCAGATCTTCATGGATAAGAAGGACAAAGTGGGTGTGCCAACCAGCCAGCAGCTCATAGAGTGGTCCTTCATCAACAGTGACCTCAAGTTTGCTGAG GCTCCTTCCTGCCTTATCATCCAGATGCCTCGCTTTGGGAAGGACTTCAAGATGTTCAACAAGATCTTCCCCTCACTGGAGTTAGACATCACAGACTTACTTGAAGACA CTCCCAGGGAGTGTCGAATCTGCGGGGGTCTGGCTCTGTATGAATGCAGGGAGTGCTACGAGGACGGTGACATCACTGCCGGGAAGATAAAACAGTTCTGTGAAAAGTGCAATACACAG GTTCACCTCCACCCGAGGAGGAAGGCCCATCGCCACGGCAAGTTGTCCGTCCCCAAGGAACTGCAGGAGGGTGTGTGGCGGCAGGGTAGCTTCCCTCGCCAGCGGATGGAGCTGTTCGCTGTGCTCTGCATCGAGACCAGTCACTACGTGGCCTTCGTCAAGTACGGCCACCAAGACTCTGCATGGCTCTTCTTCGACAGTATGGCCGACCGCGACG GAGGGCAGAATGGCTTCAACATCCCCCAGGTGTCTCCATGTCCGGAGGTGGGGGCCTATCTGAAGATGACCCCTGAGGAGCTCCATGCCCTGGACCCCAAGAGCATCCAGGGCCAGGCTCGCCGTCTGCTGTGTGACGCCTACATGTGCATGTACCAGAGCCCCACCATGAGCCTGTACAAGTAG